A window of Falsiruegeria litorea R37 contains these coding sequences:
- a CDS encoding flagellar biosynthetic protein FliR — MSEPLAQYLSDEFWHFFTVLLRISAFVSVMPAFGERTVPVRVKMALAIAFTAIVAPALDQRFSPIDFAQFAQLAITEIMVGLILGLMIRLFVLGLQTAGSIAAQATSLSQILGGAAVEPVPAMGFLLVMAGLTLAVMTGLHVRAAEYAILSYTLFPAGSLPSAPDLTRWGVGQVATVFALAFSLAAPFVIASLIYNLAMGAINRAMPQLMVAFVGAPVITFGGLFILFAATPLLLTIWVDALNDFLMNPLGGPR, encoded by the coding sequence ATGAGCGAGCCATTGGCCCAATATCTGAGCGATGAATTCTGGCACTTTTTCACCGTTCTTCTGCGCATCTCGGCCTTTGTTTCGGTGATGCCTGCTTTTGGTGAACGCACTGTGCCCGTTCGGGTAAAGATGGCCCTCGCCATCGCCTTTACCGCCATCGTAGCACCCGCTCTGGATCAACGGTTTTCGCCTATAGATTTTGCTCAATTTGCGCAGCTCGCGATAACCGAGATCATGGTCGGCCTGATCCTGGGTCTGATGATCCGGTTGTTTGTTCTGGGCCTGCAAACCGCCGGATCCATTGCGGCTCAGGCCACATCACTGTCGCAGATCCTGGGCGGCGCGGCGGTCGAGCCCGTCCCAGCGATGGGATTTTTGCTGGTCATGGCCGGGTTGACCCTGGCAGTGATGACCGGACTGCACGTGCGCGCAGCCGAATACGCGATCCTGAGCTACACGCTTTTTCCCGCAGGCTCATTGCCCAGTGCCCCCGACCTGACCCGCTGGGGCGTCGGTCAAGTCGCAACTGTCTTTGCCCTGGCGTTTTCTCTGGCTGCGCCCTTTGTCATTGCCTCGCTGATCTACAATCTGGCGATGGGGGCCATCAACCGCGCGATGCCACAGCTGATGGTCGCCTTTGTTGGCGCCCCGGTGATCACCTTTGGGGGGCTCTTCATTCTATTTGCCGCAACTCCGCTGCTGCTGACGATCTGGGTCGATGCGCTCAATGACTTCCTGATGAACCCTCTTGGCGGTCCCAGATGA
- a CDS encoding flagellar basal body-associated protein FliL, with the protein MKKLLPVLFLIVGLGAGAGAGVFLGPGEKAEEKAEAKDSEYSEDAAEKKEAKAKPEKSEEETPSGSEYVKFPKQFVIPIVTKDHISALATVSLSLEAVEGSTEAVYSKEPKLRDLFLQVLFDHANMGGFDGAFTRPDNLAPLRKALNDVARNELGDIVKDVLIVDIARQDT; encoded by the coding sequence GTGAAGAAACTGTTACCCGTCCTGTTCCTGATCGTCGGGCTTGGAGCCGGAGCCGGAGCCGGGGTGTTCCTCGGGCCGGGAGAGAAGGCCGAAGAGAAGGCCGAGGCCAAGGACAGTGAATATTCCGAAGACGCTGCAGAAAAGAAAGAGGCCAAGGCAAAGCCGGAAAAAAGCGAAGAAGAAACACCCTCGGGCAGTGAGTATGTCAAATTTCCCAAGCAGTTTGTCATCCCCATCGTGACCAAGGATCACATCTCGGCCTTGGCCACGGTGTCGTTGAGCCTGGAGGCGGTCGAGGGCAGCACGGAAGCGGTTTATTCAAAAGAACCCAAGTTGCGCGACCTTTTTCTGCAGGTGCTGTTCGATCACGCCAATATGGGTGGCTTCGATGGGGCGTTCACGCGACCTGACAATCTGGCACCTCTGCGCAAGGCTTTGAATGACGTGGCCCGAAATGAACTGGGCGACATCGTCAAGGATGTGTTGATCGTGGATATTGCGCGCCAGGACACCTGA
- the flgA gene encoding flagellar basal body P-ring formation chaperone FlgA, translating to MRILSVALFLACATPALAEILVPARTIRPKEIIGAQDLVPKSADVPGAVSHPDEVVGQEARVALYPGRPIRFSDVGPPAIVDRNDVVPLIFTYGGLTIMTEGRAMGRGATGEIIRVMNLSSRSTVTGRIRPDGSIEVH from the coding sequence ATGCGGATTTTGTCTGTCGCCCTATTCTTGGCGTGTGCGACGCCTGCTTTGGCCGAGATTTTGGTGCCGGCCCGCACTATCCGGCCCAAAGAGATCATCGGTGCGCAGGATCTGGTGCCGAAATCGGCCGATGTGCCGGGGGCCGTGTCCCATCCGGACGAGGTTGTCGGGCAAGAGGCGCGCGTGGCGCTGTATCCGGGCCGACCGATCCGGTTTTCCGACGTCGGCCCGCCCGCCATTGTCGATCGCAACGATGTGGTGCCACTGATTTTTACCTATGGCGGTCTGACGATCATGACCGAGGGGCGCGCGATGGGGCGGGGTGCCACCGGCGAAATCATTCGCGTGATGAATCTGTCATCACGCTCTACAGTCACCGGCCGCATTCGGCCTGACGGTTCTATCGAGGTTCACTGA
- the flhB gene encoding flagellar type III secretion system protein FlhB translates to MSAGDDDTEKSFEPTPQKLQKAREKGEVAKSADLSVVAAYAGLVLVFLAIGHTSITSLGTTLMVFLDQPEELSNLLVKGPSAGPAGGMIGSVALAIAPWFLVPMAAIILSVIAQRAFLVTPSKLKPKLSRISLISNAKNKFGRTGLFEFAKSFTKLTLYSICLGVFLHANMSDIVSSTGVAPRIVVPMMMDLVFQFMFIVLAIALMIGSVDYIWQYFEHLRKNRMSRKEITDETKDAEGDPHMKQQRRQKGQQIAMNQMMADVPTADVVIVNPTHFAVVLKWSRLPGAAPVCVAKGVDEVAATIRQIANESGVPIQSDPPTARAIHATVEIGEEILEEHYKPVAAAIRFAEAMRKKAKAGV, encoded by the coding sequence ATGAGCGCCGGAGACGACGATACCGAAAAATCCTTTGAGCCAACGCCCCAGAAACTCCAGAAGGCGCGAGAAAAGGGTGAGGTCGCAAAATCCGCCGACTTGTCGGTCGTCGCAGCCTATGCCGGTCTGGTGCTGGTCTTTCTGGCCATCGGCCACACCTCGATCACCTCGCTTGGCACCACGCTCATGGTTTTCCTCGATCAGCCTGAGGAGCTGTCGAACCTTCTCGTCAAAGGCCCATCCGCAGGTCCGGCAGGTGGAATGATCGGATCCGTTGCTCTGGCCATCGCTCCGTGGTTTCTGGTTCCAATGGCGGCCATCATCCTATCCGTGATCGCCCAGCGCGCCTTTCTGGTGACCCCCAGCAAGCTCAAGCCCAAGCTTTCAAGAATCTCTCTAATATCAAACGCCAAGAACAAATTTGGACGCACGGGCCTGTTCGAATTTGCCAAAAGCTTCACCAAGCTCACGCTCTACTCGATCTGTTTGGGCGTGTTCCTGCACGCCAATATGAGCGACATCGTCTCAAGCACCGGCGTTGCTCCGCGTATCGTTGTGCCGATGATGATGGACCTGGTGTTTCAGTTCATGTTCATCGTGTTGGCTATCGCTCTGATGATCGGCTCGGTCGATTACATCTGGCAGTATTTCGAACACCTCCGCAAGAACCGCATGAGCCGTAAGGAAATCACCGACGAGACCAAGGATGCCGAAGGTGACCCGCACATGAAACAACAGCGCCGCCAAAAGGGTCAGCAGATCGCGATGAACCAAATGATGGCTGACGTGCCGACCGCCGATGTGGTGATCGTGAACCCAACGCACTTCGCGGTGGTGTTGAAATGGTCCCGTCTGCCCGGCGCCGCCCCCGTCTGTGTGGCCAAGGGGGTGGACGAAGTCGCCGCAACCATCCGCCAGATCGCCAATGAATCCGGCGTGCCCATCCAATCGGATCCCCCTACTGCGCGGGCCATCCACGCAACAGTCGAGATCGGCGAAGAAATTCTGGAAGAACACTACAAACCCGTGGCCGCCGCCATCCGATTTGCCGAGGCCATGCGCAAAAAAGCCAAAGCGGGGGTCTGA
- the flgH gene encoding flagellar basal body L-ring protein FlgH, with protein MHFVTKNSLLVGLIALGACGRMDHLGKPPSFTESSQTPEHVAMLWPGLPLNTVPQRSVDQSSLWSGGRASLLGDRRAMQKGDIMTVVIEIDEKAEISNDTKRSRTGSEDLGIPNLFGLPQRIDQKLPEGANLANAVGVTSSSKTDGKGSVKRKEKLTLRVAATVVDVLPNGVLAISGTQELRVNFELRELLVTGYVRPEDISRQNEITYDKIASARVSYGGRGQITDVQQPRYGQQILDTVLPF; from the coding sequence ATGCATTTTGTTACGAAGAATTCCCTGCTTGTTGGTCTGATTGCCCTTGGGGCCTGCGGCCGCATGGATCACTTGGGCAAACCGCCAAGTTTCACCGAGAGCTCGCAGACGCCTGAACATGTGGCCATGCTGTGGCCGGGGCTGCCGTTGAACACCGTTCCGCAGCGCAGTGTGGATCAATCCTCGCTCTGGAGCGGGGGGCGCGCGTCCTTGTTGGGGGATCGGCGGGCGATGCAAAAGGGCGATATCATGACTGTGGTCATCGAGATCGACGAGAAGGCCGAGATTTCGAACGACACCAAACGCTCGCGCACGGGGTCCGAGGATCTGGGTATTCCCAACCTCTTTGGTCTGCCGCAGCGGATTGATCAGAAGCTGCCCGAGGGGGCCAATTTGGCCAATGCAGTTGGCGTCACCTCGTCCAGTAAGACGGACGGCAAGGGCTCGGTCAAACGCAAGGAAAAGCTGACATTGCGGGTTGCGGCGACGGTGGTTGATGTACTGCCGAACGGGGTTTTGGCCATTTCCGGCACCCAAGAGCTGCGGGTGAATTTCGAACTGCGCGAGCTGCTGGTGACCGGCTATGTGCGGCCCGAAGACATCTCGCGCCAGAATGAGATCACCTATGACAAGATCGCCTCGGCCCGGGTGAGCTATGGCGGACGTGGACAGATCACGGATGTGCAGCAGCCACGCTATGGTCAGCAGATCCTTGATACTGTTTTGCCATTCTAA
- the flgG gene encoding flagellar basal-body rod protein FlgG gives MRALKIAATGMTAQQLRVETISNNLANMNTTGYNARRAEFADLHYQQVSRAGTVNASDGTVLPTGVQLGLGVRPAAVSIHLAQGALSETGNDLDVAIEGRGYLEVTLPSGQSAYTRDGSLKRSAEGLIVTSDGYSVTPEITIPTDARSISINASGEVFAYFDNAAEGQLLGQFTLASFANAKGLEAIGSNMFKETEASGAPVVAEPGVDGLGTMRQGYLEDSSVDAVREVTELIEAQRGYEMNAKVISAVDQMMSATTQVR, from the coding sequence ATGCGTGCCTTGAAAATTGCGGCAACGGGGATGACGGCTCAGCAGCTGCGGGTCGAGACGATTTCAAACAACCTCGCCAACATGAACACCACCGGCTACAACGCCCGCCGGGCTGAGTTTGCGGACCTGCATTATCAGCAGGTCTCGCGCGCGGGGACGGTCAACGCATCCGACGGGACCGTTTTGCCAACTGGCGTGCAGCTGGGCTTGGGTGTGCGGCCTGCCGCTGTGTCGATCCACTTGGCGCAGGGCGCATTGTCGGAAACGGGCAATGACCTGGACGTGGCGATCGAGGGGCGTGGCTATCTTGAGGTGACATTGCCTTCGGGTCAGTCGGCATACACGCGCGACGGTAGCCTGAAACGCTCGGCCGAGGGGCTGATCGTAACCTCGGATGGCTACTCCGTGACGCCCGAGATCACCATTCCCACCGATGCGCGCAGTATCTCGATCAACGCGTCGGGCGAGGTATTCGCCTATTTCGACAACGCCGCCGAAGGGCAGCTGTTGGGGCAATTCACGCTGGCCAGTTTCGCCAATGCCAAGGGGCTCGAGGCGATCGGCAGCAACATGTTCAAGGAAACTGAAGCGTCCGGAGCACCAGTGGTGGCCGAGCCGGGGGTCGATGGGTTGGGCACGATGCGGCAGGGGTATCTTGAAGATAGCTCGGTCGATGCGGTGCGCGAAGTGACCGAACTGATCGAGGCGCAGCGCGGCTATGAAATGAATGCCAAGGTCATCTCGGCGGTCGATCAGATGATGAGCGCGACCACACAGGTGCGTTGA